Proteins found in one Homalodisca vitripennis isolate AUS2020 chromosome 4, UT_GWSS_2.1, whole genome shotgun sequence genomic segment:
- the LOC124360725 gene encoding c-Myc-binding protein-like, producing the protein MSSYRPLDSKREEFRKYLEKAGAMDALTKVLVMLYDEPEKPADALEYIRKHLGDNRPEDVEVGVLKTDLEAAITKIQTLEGEIQVLKERLEKYEPEEKHATEEEGGAPVEPTTDAEPSAEEAPAEPASATAEEPPAQ; encoded by the exons ATGTCTTCATACAGG CCACTTGACTCCAAAAGAGAAGAATTCCGGAAATATCTGGAAAAAGCTGGAGCAATGGATGCTTTAACTAAAGTTTTAGTTATGCTTTATGATGAACCAGAAAAACCTGCAGATGCGCTGGA atacaTAAGAAAACATTTGGGTGATAACAGACCTGAGGATGTGGAAGTAGGTGTTCTCAAAACAGATTTGGAAGCAGCCATTACAAAAATCCAGACTTTGGAAGGTGAGATCCAAGTGTTGAAAGAAAGACTTGAAAAATATGAGCCAGAAGAAAAACATGCTACGGAGGAGGAAGGTGGTGCACCAGTTGAACCTACAACTGATGCCGAACCCTCCGCAGAGGAAGCTCCAGCTGAGCCAGCATCGGCCACAGCAGAAGAACCGCCAgctcaataa